One Micropterus dolomieu isolate WLL.071019.BEF.003 ecotype Adirondacks linkage group LG23, ASM2129224v1, whole genome shotgun sequence DNA window includes the following coding sequences:
- the med13a gene encoding mediator of RNA polymerase II transcription subunit 13a isoform X2, with translation MSDPPTQKLIEEWNQFYPISPRAKEGVSEDKVEDMDWEDDSLASVEVLVGGVRMVYPACLVLVPQSDIPVVAPVGSSHCTAVYSGGHQVPASQREPAMSLVTLTPPTSPEEAQTVDSHSAQKWVKMPSSSDAFSVDRTSHHGGKIPRRLASQAVERVWQECNINRAQNKRKFSAATNGTCEGELTEKVGAWDFVEPSQRSYCNCSRYKSVKQRTGSTPGQAQSAGQPSQPPTKHKAGGEKPEKGDKQQKRPQTPFHHRSLTSDDASIETEATAGQRLAMRGQDGGRFTSIRSADVSSIQKAPQLHSGVVSAGPSEQTNSPQPPPLSPHPCERSEESGEGMKNPSTPNSQHFYHPPPEPCLVGVKGGGEEPEGLNPHFHSHHPHSHHSASTYSDPPEPTVYVGAAVNLEEDSSHAPWRLFNLPRRKDAELPTPLLPGDKLRDEASASQDNMVSVTEVMSTSKWPLKVSEERVQMYRARRNQYLSAAITDGDHEPEVDPYAFEEGDVKFTFSNKKDKAGGEREPGKKHKGEDGGAGPSDDAQRAAAHNRMASTSLIHETDLVVSINDLDNLFNSDEDDLAPGSRRPVNGTDEKFGSKEPKPSTLDAVSCISSADLHQMFPTPPSLEQHIMGYSPMNMCSKEYGSMDPNSCMTTLDGLSSLGGHFKIEVEESFCSPKPSEIKDYSFVYKPELCQAFVGCSMFAPLKTLPSQCLPPVKIPEECIYRPSWTMGREMLNPVPVMTFLNKDSNIPSVGSTMDQDYSQTYTPQTHTPFMSNSAPPSNSGAGILPSPATPRFSAPTPRTPRTPRTPRGPSSVQGSLKYENSDLYSPASTPSTCRPLNSVEPATVPSIPEAHSLYVTLILSESVMNLFKDCNFDSCCICVCNMNIKGADVGVYLSDPVSEAQETCSCGFSAVVNRRYGNGSGLFLEDELDIIGRGSDVSREAEKRFEELRLSSLERTGVGRPDRVPDELILLLQDQCTNPFSPISTLEHDIVTQGPSGIPVPPCVRVEERDYHSDCYMALEHGRQFMDNMSGGKVDEALVKSTCLHHWAKQNAVDVSALCSQDVLRVLMSLQPVLQDAIQKKRTVRSWGVQGPLTWQQFHKMAGRGSYGTDESPEPLPIPTFLVGYEYDFVVLSPFGLPYWEKLLLDPFGSQRDIGYLVVCPDNESLLSGAKSFFRDLTAVYESCRLGQHRPISKGYPDGIVLVGGNGAKNLVDQPVSDWFLKAASGNSDAFTKLKLYAQVCRHNLAPYLASQPLNSSLLTQPTPLPSSSQSSSTQLPNSASSSVGQQGSVNAAGSSVPNNNNNNSSGSNSGAANGSASSNSLVTTSGHPGSGMPSAKPSSFPPFGSMGSQGQGGGPQSGQLGQQAGTQNTGTSGDNSSSQAQGPTEPPESTLERDKVGVPTDGESHAITYPPAIVVYIVDPFSYEEADGGPGPVPAHSSVWTLGLLRCYLEMLQFLPPHIRNSISVQIVPCQYLLQPVRGEDRHIYAQHLKSLAFSVFAQCRRPLPTSTNVKSLTGFGPGLAIDTALKSPERPECLRLYTPPFILAPVKDKQTELGETFGEASQKYNVLFVGYCLSHDQRWLLATCTDLYGELLETCIINIDVPNRARRKKGSVRRLGLQKLWDWCLGLVQMTSVPWRVVIGRLGRIGHGELKDWSILLSRRNLQSLSRRLKEMCRMCGISASDTPSILSVCLVAMEPQGSFIIMPDSVSTGSVFGRSTTLNMQTSQLSTPQDTSCTHILVFPTSAFVQVASSNYTNIEPNIDLLNTTNDGTDAIGIFDLLDQENELVDPDIINISPTTSPVHSPGSHYHHGCDGSKGQSTDRMESHEEVPNLLQQPLALGYFVSTAKAGPLPDWFWSACPQAQNQCPLFLKASLHLHVSSVQSDELLHSKHSHPLDSNQTSDVLRFVLEQYNALSWLTCDPATQDRRSCLPIHFVVLNQMYNFIMNML, from the exons ATGTCAGACCCACCCACCCAGAAGCTAATTGAGGAGTGGAACCAGTTCTACCCCATCAGCCCCAGAGCCAAGGAGGGTGTGTCGGAGGACAAGGTGGAGGACATGGACTGGGAGGATGACTCTCTGGCCTCCGTGGAGGTCCTCGTAG GTGGTGTGCGAATGGTGTACCCAGCTTGCCTGGTGCTGGTACCCCAGTCAGACATCCCCGTTGTGGCCCCTGTGGGGTCCTCCCACTGCACTGCCGTCTACTCGGGTGGCCACCAAGTGCCTGCTTCCCAGCGAGAGCCCGCCATGTCTTTGGTGACCCTCACCCCTCCCACATCGCCTGAGGAGGCACAGACAG tGGACTCTCACTCGGCCCAGAAGTGGGTTAAGATGCCTTCATCCTCGGATGCGTTCAGCGTGGACAGAACAAGTCACCATGGAGGCAAGATTCCACGCCGGCTTGCCAGTCAGGCGGTGGAGCGCGTCTGGCAAGAGTGCAATATCAACCGAGCCCAGAACAA GCGGAAGTTCTCAGCCGCAACCAACGGTACCTGTGAGGGTGAGCTGACCGAGAAAGTAGGAGCCTGGGATTTTGTGGAGCCCTCACAGAGGTCGTACTGCAACTGTTCCAG ATATAAATCAGTGAAGCAGCGAACAGGCAGCACCCCAGGCCAAGCTCAGTCAGCGGGCCAGCCCTCCCAGCCTCCTACCAAGCACAAAGCTGGGGGGGAGAAGCCAGAGAAAGGCGACAAGCAGCAGAAAAGACCCCAGACGCCCTTCCATCATCGTAGCCTGACCAGCGACGATGCTTCAATAGAGACAGAGGCCACGGCGGGCCAAAGGCTGGCCATGAGGGGCCAGGATGGCGGAAGATTCACTAGTATACGTTCTGCGGATGTGTCCTCCATCCAAAAAGCCCCCCAGCTGCACAGTGGGGTGGTCAGCGCTGGGCCATCAGAACAGACCAACTCTCCCCAACCGCCACCACTTAGCCCCCACCCCTGCGAGCGTAGCGAGGAGTCAGGGGAGGGCATGAAGAACCCTTCAACCCCCAACAGCCAACACTTTTACCATCCACCCCCGGAGCCCTGCCTTGTCGGGGTGAAGGGTGGCGGCGAGGAGCCAGAGGGACTTAATCCGCACTTCCACTCCCATCACCCCCACTCCCACCACAGCGCTTCGACCTACTCCGACCCTCCTGAGCCCACTGTGTACGTGGGTGCAGCGGTCAACTTGGAGGAGGACAGCTCCCACGCACCATGGAGGTTATTCAACCTACCCCGCAGGAAAGACGCCGAACTGCCCACGCCACTGCTGCCAGGGGACAAGCTAAGGGACGAGGCCTCAGCATCACAGGACAACATGGTGTCAGTCACAGA GGTGATGTCCACATCGAAATGGCCACTGAAGGTGTCTGAAGAACGCGTTCAAATGTATCGAGCCAGGAGGAACCAGTACCTGTCTGCTGCTATAACCGATGGAGATCACGAGCCAGAGGTGGACCCCTACGCCTTTGAGGAAGGAGACGTGAAGTTCACATTCTCCAACAAGAAGGATAAGGCAGGCGGGGAGCGTGAGCCAGGCAAGAAACATAAG GGTGAAGATGGAGGAGCAGGTCCGTCAGATG ATGCTCAGCGGGCGGCTGCTCACAATCGAATGGCTTCCACCAGCCTGATCCACGAGACAGACCTGGTGGTGTCCATCAACGACCTGGACAACCTCTTCAACTCAGACGAGGATGATCTGGCG CCTGGTTCCAGACGACCGGTGAATGGAACGGACGAGAAATTTGGCAGCAAGGAACCGAAGCCATCCACTTTGGACGCTGTATCCTGCATTA GTTCAGCAGACCTGCACCAGATGTTTCCCACGCCTCCCTCCCTAGAGCAGCACATCATGGGCTACTCACCCATGAACATGTGCAGCAAGGAGTACGGCAGCATGGATCCCAACTCGTGCATGACCACGCTGGATGGCCTCTCATCTCTAGGAGGTCACTTCAAGATTGAGGTGGAGGAGAGCTTCTGCAGCCCCAAGCCATCTGAGATCAAG GACTATTCATTCGTGTACAAGCCAGAGCTGTGCCAGGCGTTCGTTGGCTGCTCCATGTTTGCTCCTCTGAAGACGTTACCCAGCCAGTGTCTCCCGCCCGTCAAAATACCAGAAGAATGCATCTACCGACCAAGCTGGACAATGGGCAGGGAGATGCTCAACCCCGTGCCTGTCATGACCTTCCTCAACAAGGACAG TAACATCCCGAGTGTGGGCAGCACCATGGACCAGGATTATAGCCAGACCTACACCCCTCAAACCCACACGCCCTTCATGTCGAACAGTGCTCCACCAAGTAACAGTGGCGCTGGCATCTTGCCTTCACCTGCCACCCCACGTTTCTCTGCCCCCACCCCTCGTACGCCACGCACCCCGCGTACACCCCGAGGCCCCTCCAGTGTCCAGGGTTCACTTAAGTACGAGAACTCCGACCTCTACTCGCCGGCGTCCACCCCCTCCACCTGCCGACCGTTGAACTCCGTAGAGCCGGCCACCGTACCCTCGATCCCCGAGGCCCACAGCCTCTACGTCACCCTCATCCTCTCCGAGTCGGTCATGAACCTCTTCAAGGACTGCAACTTTGACAGCTGCTGCATCTGCGTATGTAACATGAACATAAAAGGAGCTGATGTGGGCGTGTACCTGAGCGACCCCGTCAGCGAGGCCCAGGAAACCTGCAGCTGCGGCTTCAGTGCCGTGGTCAACCGGCGTTACGGCAACGGCTCAGGCCTCTTCTTGGAGGACGAGCTTGATATCATCGGCCGTGGCTCAGACGTCAGCCGAGAGGCAGAAAAGCGCTTTGAGGAGCTGCGGCTCTCGTCGCTGGAGAGAACTGGAGTTGGGAGGCCGGACCGTGTCCCAGATGAGTTGATTCTCCTCCTGCAGGACCAGTGTACTAACCCTTTTTCACCCATTTCAACCCTGGAGCATGACATAGTGACACAGGGGCCAAGCGGGATCCCTGTACCGCCCTGTGTGCGGGTAGAGGAGAGGGACTACCACAGCGACTGCTACATGGCCCTGGAGCATGGCAGGCAGTTCATGGACAACATGTCGGGTGGCAAGGTGGACGAGGCGCTGGTCAAGAGCACCTGCCTGCACCACTGGGCCAAACAAAACG CAGTAGACGTGAGTGCACTGTGCTCTCAGGACGTGCTGCGGGTGCTGATGTCGCTCCAGCCTGTACTCCAGGACGCAATTCAGAAGAAGAGGACGGTAAGGTCGTGGGGCGTTCAGGGTCCCCTCACCTGGCAGCAGTTCCACAAGATGGCTGGACGGGGCTCTTACG GCACAGACGAGTCCCCAGAGCCTCTACCCATCCCCACCTTCCTGGTGGGTTATGAGTATGACTTTGTGGTGCTGTCTCCGTTTGGTCTGCCCTACTGGGAGAAGCTGTTGCTGGATCCCTTTGGCTCCCAGCGGGACATTGGGTACCTGGTGGTTTGTCCTGACAATGAGTCCCTGCTTAGTGGCGCCAAGAGCTTCTTCAGAGACCTCACCGCTGTCTATGAG tcatgTCGACTTGGCCAGCACCGGCCCATTTCCAAAGGCTACCCCGACGGCATAGTCCTCGTCGGCGGCAATGGAGCCAAGAACCTCGTAGATCAGCCGGTCAGCGACTGGTTTCTCAAGGCTGCCAGCGGCAACAGCGACGCCTTCACTAAGCTCAAACTCTATGCACAAGTGTGCCGCCACAACCTCG CTCCATACCTGGCATCACAGCCACTGAACAGTTCCCTCCTCACACAGCCCACTCCCCTGCCCTCGTCCAGCCAGTCATCATCCACGCAACTGCCTAACTCCGCCTCCAGCTCAGTGGGCCAGCAGGGCTCTGTGAACGCTGCAGGCTCCTCGGtccccaacaacaacaacaacaacagcagtggCAGCAACAGCGGGGCCGCAAATGGCTCTGCGTCATCCAACAGCCTGGTGACAACCTCAGGCCACCCTGGCAGCGGAATGCCGTCTGCCAAGCCCAGCTCTTTTCCCCCCTTTGGGAGCATGGGCAGCCAAGGCCAGGGAGGTGGCCCTCAGAGTGGACAGCTGGGACAGCAGGCTGGTACCCAGAATACTGGCACCTCAGGGGACAACTCCAGCAGCCAGGCCCAGGGTCCCACTGAGCCTCCTGAAAG CACTTTGGAACGAGATAAGGTGGGAGTGCCCACGGATGGGGAGTCCCACGCTATCACGTATCCACCCGCCATTGTTGTTTACATTGTGGACCCCTTTAGCTACGAGGAGGCCGATGGTGGCCCGGGGCCGGTGCCGGCCCACTCCAGTGTATGGACGCTGGGTTTGCTACGCTGCTACCTTGAGATGCTTCAGTTCCTGCCCCCACACATCCGCAATTCTATTTCTGTACAG ATTGTCCCCTGCCAGTACTTGCTTCAGCCAGTGCGAGGCGAAGACCGTCATATCTACGCCCAGCACCTCAAGTCTCTAGCCTTCTCTGTCTTCGCACAGTGCAGACGGCCACTGCCCACTTCCACCAATGTCAAGTCACTGACTGGCTTCGGCCCGGGCTTGGCCATTGACACAGCACTGAAGAGCCCAGAG AGGCCGGAGTGTCTACGTCTGTATACACCTCCATTCATTCTAGCTCCGGTAAAAGACAAGCAAACTGAGCTCGGGGAGACATTTGGGGAGGCATCGCAGAAATACAACGTGCTATTTGTAGGATACTGTCTGTCCCACGACCAACGCTGGCTCCTGGCTACATGCACTGACCTATATGGGGAACTCCTGGAGACCTGCATCATCAACATAGATGTACCCAACAG GGCACGGAGGAAAAAGGGTTCTGTGCGGCGCCTCGGCTTGCAGAAGCTGTGGGATTGGTGCTTAGGACTGGTGCAGATGACATCAGTCCCCTGGAGGGTGGTGATTGGCCGACTGGGAAGGATAGGACACGGAGAGTTAAAAG ACTGGAGTATTCTGCTGAGCAGGAGAAACCTCCAGTCACTGAGTCGCCGTCTGAAGGAAATGTGCCGAATGTGCGGCATCTCCGCCTCAGACACTCCCAGCATCCTCAGCGTGTGCCTGGTTGCCATGGAGCCCCAGGGATCCTTTATCATCATGCCAG ACTCTGTGTCGACAGGCTCAGTGTTTGGCCGCAGCACCACCTTGAACATGCAGACGTCCCAGCTGAGCACCCCACAGGACACCTCCTGCACCCACATCCTGGTCTTCCCCACCTCCGCCTTCGTCCAGGTGGCCAGCTCCAATTACACCAACATCGAACCCAACATCGACCTTCTCAACACCACCAATG ATGGGACCGACGCTATAGGGATTTTTGACCTGCTGGACCAGGAGAACGAGTTGGTGGACCCAGATATCATCAACATCTCGCCCACCACTTCACCAGTACACTCCCCTGGCTCTCATTACCATCACGGATGCGATGGCAGTAAG GGCCAGAGTACGGACCGTATGGAGTCTCATGAAGAGGTTCCTAACCTCCTGCAACAGCCTTTGGCCCTTGGCTACTTTGTCTCCACAGCTAAAGCCGGCCCACTACCCGACTGGTTCTGGTCAGCCTGTCCGCAGGCTCAGAACCAGTGTCCACTCTTCCTCAAG GCCTCTTTGCACCTCCATGTGTCTTCAGTGCAATCAGATGAATTACTGCACAGCAAACACTCCCACCCCCTCGACTCCAATCAGACCTCAGATGTACTCAG ATTTGTGCTGGAGCAGTACAACGCCCTCTCCTGGCTGACATGTGACCCGGCCACACAGGACCGACGATCATGTCTACCCATTCACTTTGTGGTGCTCAACCAGATGTACAACTTCATCATGAACATGTTGTAA